The following proteins are co-located in the Doryrhamphus excisus isolate RoL2022-K1 chromosome 3, RoL_Dexc_1.0, whole genome shotgun sequence genome:
- the ctc1 gene encoding LOW QUALITY PROTEIN: CST complex subunit CTC1 (The sequence of the model RefSeq protein was modified relative to this genomic sequence to represent the inferred CDS: deleted 2 bases in 1 codon), whose protein sequence is MDVDPLQLFRDQFNPHSEAEVKWLEAIFNFIKDHVCPVVCGSGGTDSCCRTAHQCASELSVCLLKRIEKIMSSTRTLPVSYRLVCVSELLSHQRLACVSNLSWSTNQQQMLAKEVELSLPGQQTLPRANLLLIGRLTHRDNGDLRLMDASGSVRCEVLSPSPLWLDCLVFLPHWHYIPQNVSKQNQQEAQGYVELIGSPVLLCPGLAHGLATVPGAKAEPKIAVSVTEAAALVHKRVRGQRLSVCGQVAFVCPLLVVAGTSFFCFILTDNTHTIPVLVKDRSRLWWIHCVSVGACVCVTALRVCFLRAWKGSILCVTENSQIHKTHHQPHTPTPAEDTPQAAPPSLTMTHPEEEQPETCPVQSVVRIKQSRVISYQGTVTEVVSEGAGLYILDRMMGLCLAYQPTLRRKLRVGDTVQLHHVHFLYRPCPDFPPSMLCTCLRSTLTVTNFSRVLGSAPDCSCPGDGVLSRLLVERNAGVSQYLWACHLSGQLRRSLFPSPATQCVCVLSWKLMEIVLGQERRPRRDIYAEMLDEPHSCLLMQYAADLAPHQYVGLSELCQSLQEDCWASLSLSSLLPAAGGGLTRVEMNTALAWSSRSLSSDSRNKPGKTLRERPLLLVGMLELPSRTSQHALQLRDSTGVVACVITETTQEEGGGQRAVFNTAWIGCLVCVQQFTMVTERFLQSDFPSYHHLDQDKFITHKHCRVYLQFSQDCLHILSPSVAMVTHLSPKGVPSEDEEEKQLEFVVAKKRREDEYPEAPQSSSSSTTTATYHCVSVVLRLEQKTGVTWMKTGEEEEEEAGLTASFSAKTTVVGPVVIWGRDPKNRPMRECEADKENKVTVVCSGASARWFPILQPECFYRLVVPNTRDRGVLSGRAVSGQSHDVIVKVQSDWRFHTLTHPLPVPTYGQSVSSTVSSVSQVLDNSCEDVVCFHGIVSERINMDDRTSDTGHTHIGRSLSPTHTHTHTHTHTHIKQRSSRAVCSGLRLTVCDQNGRSINVYLKLKHNTYPPGLLPGNTLMLSAFHRRLSRTGSVYCSNLPVSCVTVMHVQDKSSEGCLPVPIMHLGQWTRHSCRVARIKGHVVCFLFLQLQWKCAQCGSVYRRSACNQCRSSSGSIFDSTAKLVIDDGTGEAHVRFSGTHVRQLLGLADSQWEGLQRALKLRGDITVYPRGRSPACDSDDWLLCFLLLCVRNVDSLALTCSRQHEAKAEEVKRLSRNKRDFLTRMAPPPKLTCLHVHSTHTVKC, encoded by the exons GTCTGTGGCTCCGGTGGCACCGACTCCTGCTGTCGGACAG CCCATCAGTGTGCATCTGAACTGAGTGTGTGTCTGCTAAAGAGAATAGAAAAGATCATGTCCTCCACACGCACGTTACCTGTCAGCTACAG GTTGGTGTGTGTCTCCGAGCTTCTCTCCCACCAGCGCCTGGCCTGTGTCAGTAACCTGTCGTGGAGCACCAATCAGCAGCAGATGTTGGCCAAGGAGGTGGAGCTATCTCTGCCGGGTCAGCAGACTCTTCCAAGGGCCAACCTGTTGCTGATTGGCCGTCTGACGCATCGTGACAACGGCGACTTGAGGCTGATGGACGCCAGTGGGAGCGTCAGGTGTGAG GTTTTGTCGCCGTCACCTCTGTGGTTGGATTGTCTTGTCTTCCTGCCTCACTGGCACTACATCCCCCAGAATGTTTCAAAGCAAAATCAGCAAGAGGCTCAAGGCTACGTGGAGCTGATTGGATCTCCTGTTCTGCTGTGTCCTGGTCTTGCGCATGGATTGGCGACTGTCCCCGGCGCAAAGGCGGAACCTAAAATAGCAGTCAGTGTCACAGAAGCTGCAGCCTTAGTACACAAAAG GGTCCGAGGACAGCGTTTGTCTGTTTGCGGCCAGGTAGCTTTTgtctgccctctgctggttgtagCAGGAACTTCCTTCTTCTGCTTCATCCTGacagataacacacacacaatacctGTACTGGTGAAG GACAGGAGCAGGCTGTGGTGGATACACTGTGTGTCTGTcggggcgtgtgtgtgtgtgacagcgcTACGTGTGTGTTTCCTGCGAGCCTGGAAAGGAAGCATCCTGTGTGTGACTGAAAACTCTCAAATACACAAGACACACCATCagccacacacacccaccccagCAGAGGACACACCACAAGCCGCACCCCCCTCACTGACGATGACTCACCCGGAAGAGGAACAACCTGAGACATGCCCGGTCCAATCAGTGGTCAGGATCAAACAGTCCAGAGTCATCAGTtaccag GGCACAGTGACTGAGGTGGTGAGTGAGGGGGCGGGTCTGTACATATTGGACAGGATGATGGGTCTGTGTCTGGCCTATCAGCCTACACTAAGGAGGAAGCTGCGAGTGGGAGACACAGTGCAG CTCCATCACGTTCACTTCCTGTACCGGCCCTGTCCTGATTTtcctcccagcatgctttgcactTGTCTGCGCTCCACTTTGACGGTGACAAACTTCAGCAGGGTGCTCGGCTCAGCCCCCGACTGTAGCTGCCCTGGTGATGGCGTGTTGTCACGGTTACTGGTGGAGCGGAACGCGGGTGTCTCCCAGTACCTGTGGGCGTGCCACTTGAGTGGCCAGCTGAGACGTAG tCTCTTTCCCAGCCCGGCgacgcagtgtgtgtgtgtgttgtcatggaaactgATGGAGATTGTGTTGGGACAAGAGCGACGACCAAGACGGGACATTTACGCCGAGATGCTGGACGAGCCTCATTCTTGTTTGCTGATGCAG TATGCTGCTGACTTGGCACCGCATCAGTACGTCGGCCTATCAGAGCTCTGCCAGTCTCTCCAGGAGGACTGCTGGGCTTCCTTGTCTCTCAGCTCTCTGCTGCCAGCCGCTGGAGGTGGACTGACAAGAGTCGAGATGAACACGGCTCTAGCCTGGTCCAGTAGATCATTGTCCTCTGATTCCAGGAACAAGCCTGGAAAGACGCTCAG AGAGCGCCCCCTTCTGCTGGTGGGCATGTTGGAGCTTCCATCTCGCACGTCGCAACACGCACTGCAGCTGAGAGATAGCACGGGGGTTGTCGCCTGTGTCATCACAGAAACCACCCAGGAAGAAGGGGGAGGTCAAAGGGCAGTGTTCAATACCGCATGGATAG GTTGTCTAGTGTGTGTCCAGCAGTTCACCATGGTAACAGAACGATTCCTTCAATCAGATTTTCCCTCCTACCATCACTTGGATCAGGACAAGttcatcacacacaaacactgcag GGTGTACCTCCAGTTCTCTCAGGATTGTCTCCACATTCTGAGTCCatctgttgccatggtaacgcaCCTGTCCCCAAAAGGGGTGCCGTCAGAAGATGAAGAGGAGAAGCAACTTGAATTTGTGGTGGCAAAGAAGAGAAGAGAGGACGAGTACCCAGAAGCCCCCCAGTCCTCTTCCTCCAGCACCACGACGGCCACCTACCACTGCGTCTCGGTGGTCCTCAGGCTGGAGCAGAAGACCGGCGTCACTTGGATGAAGAccggagaagaggaggaagaggaggctggACTGACAGCTTCCTTCTCTGCCAAAACCACTGTGGTTGGTCCAGTGGTGATCTGGGGGCGGGACCCAAAGAACAGGCCGATGAGAGAGTGTGAGGCGGACAAGGAGAACAAG GTGACTGTGGTGTGTTCAGGTGCATCAGCTCGCTGGTTTCCTATCCTCCAGCCGGAATGTTTCTACAGACTGGTGGTGCCCAACACGCGG GATCGCGGTGTCTTGTCTGGCCGTGCTGTCTCCGGGCAGAGCCACGACGTCATTGTCAAGGTCCAATCTGATTGGAGGtttcacacactgacacaccCACTCCCTGTGCCCACCTACGGGCAG AGTGTTTCGTCCACCGTGTCATCCGTGTCTCAAGTACTGGACAACAG ttgcGAAGATGTGGTGTGTTTTCACGGTATTGTCTCTGAGCGGATCAATATGGACGACAGGACGAGCGACACTGGACACACTCACATCGGTAGGTCTCTTtccccc acacacacacacacacacacacacacacacacacacattaaacaaCGCAGTTCGCGTGCTGTGTGTTCAGGGTTGCGTCTCACTGTGTGTGACCAAAATGGGAGGAGCATCAACGTCTACCTGAAGTTGAAGCACAACACCTACCCACCTGGCCTGTTGCCAGGCAACACACTGATGCTCTCTGCTTTCCACAGGAGACTCTCCAG gacaggaagtgtttactGCAGTAATCTACCCGTCAGCTGTGTGACGGTCATGCACGTGCAAGACAAAAG TTCCGAGGGATGCCTACCTGTTCCCATCATGCACCTGGGCCAGTGGACTCGACACAGCTGCAGGGTGGCCAGGATCAAAGGTCATGTGGTGTGTTTCCTGTTCCTGCAGCTGCAGTGGAAATGTGCACAGTGTGGGAGTGTGTACAGACGG tccGCTTGCAATCAGTGTCGCTCGTCCTCAGGCAGCATCTTTGACAGCACAGCCAA GTTGGTGATTGACGACGGCACAGGCGAGGCTCATGTGCGCTTCTCAGGGACGCACGTTCGTCAGCTACTCGGATTGGCCGATTCCCAGTGGGAGGGTCTTCAAAGAGCACTCAAGCTCAGAGGCGACATCACAGTCTACCCCCGTGGGCGGAGTCCG gcgtGTGACTCCGACGATTGGTTGCTCTGTTTCCTGTTGTTGTGCGTGCGCAATGTTGACTCGTTGGCTCTGACCTGCAGCCGACAACACGAGGCCAAAGCAGAAG AGGTGAAAAGGTTGAGTCGTAACAAGCGAGACTTCTTGACCAGGATGGCCCCGCCCCCAAAGCTCACCTGTCTGCACGTGCACAGCACACATAcagttaaatgttaa